The proteins below come from a single Oxyura jamaicensis isolate SHBP4307 breed ruddy duck chromosome 1, BPBGC_Ojam_1.0, whole genome shotgun sequence genomic window:
- the MBTPS2 gene encoding membrane-bound transcription factor site-2 protease produces the protein MIPISVVVCVLGGWCAIYLADTMLKSSSSLKASYEDWLLTYGLSISPFHMRWQTALFNRQFYNWGRWKPRFLYLWFSMGMVFGIVAMFGSVILLGKTLMQTLTQMLTEAPKALNDRMLQVVVPGVNLPVSQLTYFFSAILISGVIHEVGHGVAAIREQVRFNGFGIFIFIVYPGAFVDLFTTHLQLISPVQQLRIFCAGVWHNFVLGVASFMVLFLLPAILFPFYYTGVGALVTEVTEDSPANGPRGLFVGDIVTSLQDCPIYTVEDWNSCLGDISQKSQIGYCINTATLQQLSFPARVYRRLDGTVECCGNNSLTDICFSYSNSLDSHLYACLPARKVIEASKVCRTNMDCQKDFVPSFCVTPSLENQTRLIRVKHPPHIDMLFVGHPMHLQYTVSLSSFVPRHNFLSIDLPVVMETFCKYLISLSGALAVINAVPCFALDGQWILNSFLEATLSSLIVEKQNRELVGFLILLAGSTLLAANVALGLWMVTAR, from the exons TCATCCAGCTCTTTGAAGGCATCTTATGAAGACTGGTTGCTGACATATGGCTTGAGCATCTCTCCTTTTCACATGCGATGGCAAACGGCTCTCTTCAACCGCCAGTTCTACAACTGGGGGAGATGGAAACCCAGATTTCTCTATTTATG GTTCAGCATGGGAATGGTGTTTGGTATAGTTGCCATGTTTGGCTCTGTTATTCTTCTTGGAAAGACACTGATGCAGACGCTGACACAGATGCTAACTGAGGCACCAAAAGCCCTGAATGATCGTATGCTGCAAGTTGTG GTGCCTGGTGTAAATTTGCCTGTCAGCCAGCTGACCTATTTCTTCTCTGCAATCCTCATCAGTGGTGTGATACATGAAGTCGGCCATGGGGTGGCAGCTATTCG agaacaaGTACGATTTAATGGATTTGGGATTTTTATCTTCATTGTCTATCCTGGAGCATTTGTTGACCTCTTCACAACCCACTTGCAGCTGATATCACCAGTCCAGCAATTAAGGATATTTTGTGCAG gagTGTGGCATAATTTTGTTCTTGGTGTTGCAAGtttcatggttttgtttctgctgccagctattcttttccctttctattACACGGGTGTTGGGGCACTTGTCACTGAGGTAACAGAG GATTCTCCTGCCAATGGACCAAGAGGTCTCTTTGTGGGGGATATTGTCACTAGTCTACAAGACTGCCCAATCTATACTGTAGAAGACTGGAATTCGTGTCTGGGAGATATTTCACAGAAGTCACAGATCGGCTACTGTATAAATACAGCCACCCTACAACAATTAAGCTTTCCAGCTAGAG TCTATAGAAGACTCGATGGCACAGTTGAATGTTGTGGTAACAACAGCCTCACAGACATTTGCTTTTCATACAGCAATAGCTTGGATAGCCATCTG TATGCCTGTCTACCAGCACGAAAAGTTATTGAGGCCAGCAAAGTTTGTCGAACCAACATGGACTGCCAGAAGGACTTTGTTCCAAGCTTTTGTGTGACTCCTTCTTTAGAAAATCAAACAAGGTTAATCAGGGTAAAACATCCACCCCATATTGACATGCTGTTTGTAGGACACCCTATGCACCTACAGTACACAG taagtCTCAGCAGTTTTGTACCACGACATAACTTTCTAAGCATCGATCTGCCTGTGGTGATGGAGACATTTTGCAA ATACCTAATATCACTGTCAGGAGCATTGGCAGTTATCAATGCTGTACCCTGCTTTGCTTTGGATGGTCAATGGATATTAAATTCTTTCCTAGAAGCCACTCTGAGCTCCTTGattgtagaaaaacaaaacagagagcttgttggctttttaattttgcttgcTGGTAGTACGCTTTTGGCTGCCAATGTTGCACTGGGACTTTGGATGGTGACAGCACGATAG